One stretch of Pseudomonas fragi DNA includes these proteins:
- the flgK gene encoding flagellar hook-associated protein FlgK: MASLINIGMSGLNASQGALATVGNNIANANTSGYSRQQIVQGSGASQQVGGVFIGTGTTLADVRRVYNSYLDAQLQTTTSLNGDAQAYLDQIGTVDKLLSDKNTGVSAALSSFFSSLQTAAAAPGDVSARQLLLTSAQTLSNRFNSISSQLNQQNEGINSQLDTLTSMVNQHTATIASLNKQIAQATTAGNTPNNLLDARNEAVRTLNELVGVTVQEHDNVYDITLGTGQALVQGSTSNTLSAVPGKVDKSQYSIQINYQQSSSDVTSVLSGGKIGGLLRYRDDVLAPAMNDLGRTAIVVADAINQQLGQGLDANGEFGSSMFNSINSDKAISQRSQAATGNIGAGNFNVSIADSGALTAYDYQVTFTSATEYSVKRSDGTDMGAFATTDNPAKVIDGFTLDLKGGPMTAGDAFKVSPTRSGASNIGVQMSDANKLAFAGPLVAGPGSSNTGTGAVGSLNLSSALDIYGGVSLGKSQSDIEGAMPVRIAFDEAAADGTQSYRVLNEAGKEIGKGSIVPGQDNKVTINVPVTNADGTTTSVGFDTVISGSPGKGDSFDIKFNKDGKADNRNANELLGLQTKATVGVGKDGTGGVSMATSYSQLVSKVGGKASQAAVDGTANGAALAYAKEVRNSVSQVNLDEEASNLVKFQQYYTASSQIIKAAQATFSTLINSL; the protein is encoded by the coding sequence ATGGCGAGTTTGATCAACATCGGGATGTCGGGGCTCAACGCCAGTCAGGGCGCATTGGCGACAGTCGGCAACAACATTGCCAACGCCAATACCTCGGGCTATTCGCGTCAGCAGATCGTCCAGGGCAGCGGCGCGTCGCAACAGGTGGGCGGGGTGTTTATCGGCACCGGTACCACCCTGGCCGACGTGCGCCGCGTGTACAACTCCTACCTCGACGCCCAGTTGCAAACCACCACCTCGCTCAACGGCGATGCCCAGGCTTATCTCGACCAGATCGGCACGGTCGACAAGCTGCTGTCGGATAAAAACACCGGCGTGTCGGCAGCCCTGAGCAGCTTTTTCAGCTCCCTGCAAACCGCCGCCGCGGCGCCCGGTGATGTGTCGGCGCGCCAGCTGCTGCTGACCAGTGCGCAGACCCTGAGCAACCGTTTCAACTCGATTTCGTCCCAGCTCAACCAGCAGAACGAGGGGATCAACAGCCAGCTTGATACCCTGACCTCGATGGTCAACCAGCACACGGCCACCATTGCCTCGCTGAACAAGCAGATCGCCCAGGCCACCACGGCGGGCAATACGCCGAACAACCTGCTGGATGCGCGCAACGAAGCCGTGCGTACCCTCAACGAGCTGGTCGGGGTGACGGTCCAGGAGCACGACAACGTCTACGACATCACCCTGGGCACCGGTCAGGCGCTGGTGCAGGGTTCGACCTCCAATACCCTCTCGGCGGTACCGGGCAAGGTCGACAAAAGCCAGTACAGCATCCAGATCAATTACCAGCAATCGAGCTCCGACGTGACCTCGGTGCTCAGTGGCGGCAAGATCGGCGGCCTGTTGCGCTATCGCGATGATGTGCTGGCTCCGGCCATGAATGATCTGGGGCGTACAGCCATTGTGGTCGCCGATGCGATCAACCAGCAGTTGGGCCAGGGCCTGGATGCCAATGGCGAGTTCGGCTCGTCGATGTTCAACAGCATCAACAGTGACAAGGCCATCAGCCAGCGCAGCCAGGCGGCGACCGGCAATATTGGCGCGGGCAACTTCAATGTCAGCATCGCCGACAGCGGCGCGCTGACCGCCTACGACTATCAGGTCACGTTTACCAGCGCCACCGAGTACTCGGTCAAACGCTCCGACGGCACCGATATGGGCGCGTTCGCCACCACGGACAATCCGGCCAAGGTGATCGACGGCTTCACTCTGGACCTCAAGGGCGGCCCGATGACCGCTGGTGATGCGTTCAAGGTCAGCCCCACCCGCAGTGGCGCCAGCAATATCGGCGTGCAAATGAGCGATGCCAATAAGTTGGCATTTGCCGGGCCGCTGGTTGCCGGCCCGGGCAGCTCCAACACCGGTACGGGTGCAGTGGGCAGCCTCAATCTGTCGTCAGCGCTGGATATTTATGGCGGCGTCAGTCTGGGCAAGTCGCAAAGCGACATTGAAGGCGCGATGCCGGTGCGTATCGCCTTTGATGAGGCCGCTGCCGACGGGACCCAAAGCTACCGGGTGCTGAACGAGGCAGGCAAGGAAATCGGCAAGGGCAGCATCGTGCCCGGCCAGGACAACAAGGTCACGATCAATGTGCCCGTCACCAACGCCGATGGCACGACCACCAGCGTGGGGTTCGACACTGTCATCAGCGGCTCACCGGGCAAGGGCGACAGCTTCGATATCAAGTTCAACAAGGACGGCAAGGCTGACAACCGCAATGCCAACGAACTGCTGGGCCTGCAAACCAAGGCCACAGTGGGCGTAGGCAAGGACGGCACTGGCGGCGTCAGCATGGCTACTTCCTACAGCCAGTTGGTATCCAAGGTGGGCGGCAAAGCCAGCCAGGCTGCGGTCGACGGCACCGCTAACGGCGCGGCCCTCGCGTACGCCAAGGAAGTGCGCAACTCGGTGTCCCAGGTCAATCTGGACGAAGAAGCCTCCAACCTGGTCAAGTTCCAGCAGTACTACACCGCCTCGTCGCAGATCATCAAAGCGGCGCAAGCAACCTTCAGCACGCTGATCAACAGTCTTTAA